One window of Drosophila busckii strain San Diego stock center, stock number 13000-0081.31 chromosome 3L, ASM1175060v1, whole genome shotgun sequence genomic DNA carries:
- the LOC108598031 gene encoding uncharacterized protein LOC108598031 yields MFQLRIYSLERSVKFVYSDSIFNPKHFKNFTMTLVNGTLNMDMTLLRPIQRGFKAHVDYQLKLKNAKNFQSILSHLIDICSVVDNIKDGLFKNWFKSMLKHGNFKLNCPVDVGTYYLRNWRMGTSHKFLYPGEYSGKINFFYGKYKTKTEEHVLSVTLASVISG; encoded by the exons atgtttcaattgcGCATTTATTCTCTg GAACGTTCTGTGAAATTTGTTTACTCTGATTCTATATTCAATCCGaaacatttcaaaaatttcactATGACTTTAGTGAACGGCACATTGAACATGGACATGACTTTATTGCGTCCCATACAGCGAGGATTCAAAGCTCACGTTGATTatcagctgaagctgaagaaTGCCAAgaattttcaatcaattttaagCCATTTGATCGATATCTGTTCGGTTGTGGACAATATTAAGGATGGACTTTTCAAGAACTGGTTCAAAAGCATGTTGAAACATGGAAACTTCAAGCTCAATTGTCCAGTGGACGTGGGAACTTATTATTTACGCAACTGGCGCATGGGCACATCACATAAGTTTCTATATCCAGGCGAGTATTCcggcaaaattaattttttctacGGCAAGTATAAAACCAAAACTGAAGAACATGTGCTGTCTGTCACACTTGCCAGCGTTATAAGTGGCTAA
- the LOC108598030 gene encoding LOW QUALITY PROTEIN: uncharacterized protein LOC108598030 (The sequence of the model RefSeq protein was modified relative to this genomic sequence to represent the inferred CDS: deleted 2 bases in 1 codon), whose amino-acid sequence MLFYSCMQHVLAKGVVFRTGACRYDRDVFSNFTIQVIHNKIHMDMMLIQSLRHGLKGHVSFELRLPKANSYQSRFQHDINYCEMIKGARESFYRRWYLSMMKTANFARSVPLLQAYYYLKGWDLEGNQIPSFLYLGDYRITGSFYYGKYKKISNPLLECSLEGLLKT is encoded by the exons atgttATTTTATAGTTGTATGCAACATGTATTG GCAAAAGGCGTCGTCTTCAGAACTGGCGCTTGCCGCTATGATCGTGATGTCTTCTCCAATTTTACTATACAAGTTATTCACAATAAAATACACATGGATATGATGTTGATACAATCTCTAAGACATGGCCTAAAGGGTCATGTTAGCTTTGAGCTTCGTTTGCCTAAGGCGAACTCTTATCAAAGCAGATTTCAACATGATATTAACTATTGTGAAATGATTAAGGGTGCGCGTGAATCTTTTTATCGTCGCTGGTATCTCAGCATGATGAAGACAGCAAACTTTGCC AGGAGTGTCCCATTACTCCAGGCTTACTACTATTTGAAGGGCTGGGATTTGGAGGGAAATCAAATACCTTCATTTCTATATTTGGGAGATTATCGAATTACAGGCAGTTTTTACTatggcaaatataaaaagataaGTAATCCACTATTAGAATGTTCGCTGGAAGGATTACTTAAGACTTAA
- the LOC108598028 gene encoding uncharacterized protein LOC108598028 translates to MKSQVSSGFKINVDLQHRLPNFKRYNSIFNYDMDVCRLLKSLRSSLYKKWLSSVHEYGNFTKKCPAPAGYYYVRDWQLNEDLVPAFILSGQYRLNVYAYYGRRNTSSEDMFLDSQAALMGIALV, encoded by the exons ATGAAAAGTCAAGTGTCAAGCGGCTTCAAAATTAATGTGGATTTACAACATCGTTTGCCAAACTTCAAGCGTTACAATAGCATTTTTAACTATGATATGGACGTTTGTCGCTTGCTCAAGTCGCTGCGCAGCAGCCTCTATAAGAAATGGCTAAGCAGCGTGCATGAGTATGGCAACTTTACAAAGAAGTGTCCTGCTCCTGCGGGCTACTATTATGTTAGAGACTGGCAGCTGAACGAGGATTTGGTGCCAGCGTTTATCTTATCGGGTCAATATCGCTTGAATGTCTATGCATATTACGGACGCCGCAATACAAGCTCTGAGGATATGTTTCTGGATT CTCAAGCAGCGCTCATGGGAATAGCTTTGGTGTAG